The Hippoglossus stenolepis isolate QCI-W04-F060 chromosome 1, HSTE1.2, whole genome shotgun sequence DNA segment TTTGCCCAGGGTGTGTTTGTCAAACAAGTATTCGGCCAAGCCATTGCTAGGAGCTCCCATGCGACGCAGGTTGGTCACCCAGTCTCCCAGCTCTTTGATGGACTTCACCTGCTCGTCCAGGTAGTGCGTCTCGATGAAGTCACACAGCTGAAAAGAGAGATGgatcatattttaaattaaacaaatacaatgagaacttttaaaaaatcctaTGCCTAATACCAGATCTGTTTCTTGATAAGCTTATGTACTAGTAATATAATACTGGacacctcttttttttaatgattggGACTGGTGTTCTCTAAAACTTAAAGTTTGACTTAAAGAGGAAGACGAAGAAGTGTTTGATTAATACTCACATGTGGGTCGTTGTGATCAGCGCAGAGCTTGTGCAGCTCCAGTAGTGACTGGTTCACGCTCTTCTCCAGCTGCAGGGCACATTCAAGAGCCTCGATCCCACTGCCCCACTCGTCTCTCTCTGGTTTCTGCAACACAAAGCAGGTCAAGAGAGCAGTGAGACACTCATTAATGAAAAGGTAGGAGTCTAGTAACCCGACACAACGCGGGTTTGCAGTTTAACGTTTTACTCAAGATTTAGGGTGTGTGTTGTGGATGTCCGAGAAAGATAAGCTGGACAGCGCCCTCCCACCCTCTGTATCTGTATGACCTTATGTTACCCACCCAACATTATAGATATGGAAAAGAAATCACTAGAAAACAGacatttatatctatattttttttatatagacACACATTAGATGAACCGGGAGCTCATACCCTGATATCTTGAAGGAAGATCCGCCCCCCCCTCTGGTTCTGTTGTTTCATTAGCTTCTCAGCATGCTCCCGCTCCTCGTGTGACTGATCACGGAAGAACTTAGAAAAGTTGTGCAATGCCTGGTCATCCCGGTCAAAGAAGTAACCCtgtgaggagaaaagaggacaaAGTTAGTGTTTTCAAAACTAGACATTTCCCTCAGGTGAAATGTGGGTGAAGGAGAGCACACATTCCTGGGCAGCAAAATTACTACACACatccaaaaaaacaaccacatggGCAGAGGCTAATTTGACAAAATTCagttacaagaaaaaaaaaatgtgtttcagtgtcGTCCAAAACCGAATCATATCTCACAAAGCCATACTCATACACCTTTGGCCAGTAATGATGTTGGTggtaaaaaatattaatgttcAGCAGGACTGGAAGTAGTTACAGCTCAGACACGCAAGGTAAATAGAATacaaaacctttaaaatatgtCTCAACACACCTtgtaaatcatttataaaaattaTAACAATTACAAGGCAACGCACCATCTGCCTTGCCTCTGCACATGAAGCAACTTCAACCTTTGTGTTATTACTCAGCCACACAACATTCATTCACCTCAGTTCAGGCAAATGCTATCAAACAGGTtcctaaaaacatgtttacaagTTGTTCTAGTTGGAAATAAATGGCTGCTCTGACGACTGTGTTTATTTAAGATGGCCAACGGCTGCCTTGCCTTCCCCCACCCAAACATCCCACGTGCTCTTTCATCCCTGTGAAGGACGTTGGCACACAGGCAACACTCGAGAAAACACTAACAGCTCGGCCAGCAGAGCAGTTAAATAACCAGTACGTTTAAACAGAGTTAAAATCATCAGGCATAATAACCATTACCAGGATTGCTGTTATAAACTACTTCCCTTTACACCAACCACTTCTACTTTATTTAATCTTATTTATGGCTTCAAGGTTTTTCCTCTATAAATGGACTGGACTCTCACCATAGACAGGTAGACGTAGGAGGCGTACAGCTCCAGGTTGATCTGCCTGTTGATTGCAGCCTCGCAGTCCTGATGGAAGTTCTGTCTCACTTGGGAAGTCATGGTTctgaaacacagcaaacaaaccaaacgtCTCACAACGGGACAACTGatcaacaaaaaatatacaattgAATTAGTAAAGTTATTGATTAGTGCATttgcagaaggaaaaaaaaagctgaatataTTTGGGGTTTCGAATTGTTGgtcgggaaaaaaaaaacgtaatttGAAGACGTCACCTTATTCTCTGATAAATTTGATTAAATCGCATCCTTTCCTCATCAACAGCCCCAAACtacttcacaaaaaaaactaaaacagatcACCACAAATTAGTAGGGGATTTATTCGATTTTCCAAATATCTGCTGATAATTATAAACCAGGCTTTATTTACTTATGCAACACACAATTCTTGTCATTGACATTaaagcttattattattaaatcctTTAATTTAAAACGGTTTTCACcacaaatatttaacataatATTACAGCAGAGTAAACATGGAGGCTCATAGTGAAAACAGTGAAGTGTGTGAGGACTGTTTAGTTTGAAATGTCCGAGTCTGTGGTGAAGATGTCCCCGAGCTGAGGAGATGACGCAGGGAAGAGTCTGCGTAAAAGGCcgcagaagaaagaaaacaacaacactgacgcagcgtgttgcgtgtgtgtgcgtgtgcccgTCCGTGACAAACACGTTAACACGCACATGAGGAAACAAAGACTCCTTACCAAACGTCGGTGTTGGTGTCTGTACTTCTTCGTCCTGTGAGGAGGTTGAAAAGCAGCGTCTCGTGTCGTTAGCACAACAAACGGTTGGCTAGCTGTCGGGCTAACGGTGTTCGGGACGGTGTTTCCTCGGAGGTGGATGTTGGATGTTTAGTTGCGGTGAGATgcgggaggatggaggagttGATCGGATGGAAAGGTCCTAAGCCGAGGTGTTGGGAGACAAGATGAGAGGTTGCCGTTCAAGCACTGTTGAAGCAGGTAACCTTCACTGTCCGCTAGCGAGGAGTCGACTGAGGAGCGCGCTTCGATCTTCAGCTATAAACCGACCGTGACGTCACTGCGCGTGCCACCGCCTGGTGGGAGGAGTCTGCGCAGTACcgttcatttat contains these protein-coding regions:
- the LOC118105385 gene encoding ferritin, heavy subunit yields the protein MTSQVRQNFHQDCEAAINRQINLELYASYVYLSMGYFFDRDDQALHNFSKFFRDQSHEEREHAEKLMKQQNQRGGRIFLQDIRKPERDEWGSGIEALECALQLEKSVNQSLLELHKLCADHNDPHLCDFIETHYLDEQVKSIKELGDWVTNLRRMGAPSNGLAEYLFDKHTLGKESS